The genomic region ACAGGTAATATTGTTTTGGTCGGTCCGATGGGCGCGGGTAAAACAACCTTGGGCAAAAAAATCGCCCAGCATTTTCACGTGCCGTTTATTGATGTCGATGATACTATCGAGCAACACTTGGGGGTCGATATTCAGACCATTTTTGATACCGAAGGCGAGTCAGGATTTAGGAGCCGTGAAGCGGCTGTGCTTGATAAAATCTTTGAAACGAATCATTGTGCCGTGATTGCAACAGGCGGTGGTTGCGTATTGACAGAGGCCTGTCGTCAAATGATTATGCGTCAGCGGCTGGTTGTCCATACAGACGTTGGGCTAAACCAACAGTATATCCGTCTGCGTCATGATAAAAAGCGGCCGATTCTGCAACAAGGCAATCTAAAAAACACGCTAAAGCGATTGCGCGCCGAACGCCATGAATTATACTGCGGCGTGGCAGATCTCTATTTACTGACTGATGGACGTAGTTTTCGTTCGATGATCCAATGCGTTGAATCCGCATTAACTGATCAAGTATAGCAATGCCAGCGACAATGCCAACGAAAAAATACATCATGATTTATCACCCCGATAATCATTATCTGACAGGGTTTGTCTCGCAATTGCAAAGCGCATTGCCTAATCACCAAGTATCCAAATGGTCTGCTGGTATGGCGGTAGACTATTTGCTGGCATGGCAGCCCAACGCATCGGTTATGCAGACGCCTAATTTATCGGTGTTGTTTAGTTTAGGTGCGGGTGTTGACGCGTTATTGAGGCAAGCGAAGGATTTGGATTTGTCTGTCCCAATCGTTCGTCTAGTCGATGCGGGTATGGGGGCGCAAATGTTTGAAATGGCATTGTACGCAACGTTGGTTTATTCGCGTGATTTTCAGCGGCTTGCCAATGCACAGCAGCAAAAACGCTGGCTAGATATATTATCACTAAAGCGCTTGCCATTTACGACACCTATCGGGATTTTGGGGTTAGGGGCGTTAGGTGGGTTTGTTGCTAGCAAAATGGCGGCATTGGGGTATTCTGTCAGTGGCTATTCCCGAGACAAAAAAGTCATCTCGGGTGTGACGTGCTACTGTGGCGATGCATTATCTGAATTGCTCAACCGCAGCGAAGTGCTTATTAATTTATTACCGCTAACCCCGCAGACGCAAGGCATTTTAAATAAACAGTTAATGGCGCAATTGCCACGCGGCGCGTTTTTGGTCAATCTGGCGCGCGGTGAGCATTTGGTGGAAGATGACTTGCTATGGGCGTTAGATAATGGCGTGCTATCGGGGGCGCTACTCGATGTGTTTCAAGTCGAGCCATTGCCTGTCACGCACCCCTTTTGGACGGATGAACGGATTATCATCACACCACACATTGCGGCGCTGACACAACAGGATGACGCCGTCGCGCAAATTGTCAATAATATCCACGCGTTTGAAGCGGGTCAGCCAATGACAGGGGTGGTGGATAGAGAAGCGGGCTATTGATGGGTTATTGATGGGTTATTGGATGAGTTAGCGGTTTATTGATGGCGTGCGTGACGAGGGTGAGCGATAGGGGCGGGACTAGAGATAGAGGCTAGAGATAGCACTAGCACTAGGCTAAAGCCACCCCGTTAGTGATTGGCGGATATAACGGGGCGGTCAAAGCGGCTCGGTGTGTCAAAATGTAAAATAACGATGGCATTACACGACGGCATTACACGACGTATTACTGCGCGATGTCGTATAAAAAGGTCGTTAGGTAACGCTCACCATTCGATGGGGTGATGGTGACAATTTGCTTTCCTGGTTCATTTTTTGCAAATTGTTGTGCGACATAGGCCATTGCGCCACCTGAAATACCGACTAATACACCTGCTGATTTAGCGAGTTCACGCGCGACTCTGACCCCATCGTCGACGTTGACTTGAAAAACCTCATCATAAAGACTGGTATCTAATACAGTGGGAATAAAACCTGCCCCAATGCCTTGGATTTTATGTGGTGCAGGGGGCTCGCCCGATAACACGGCGGATTCAATTGGTTCTACGGCGATGATTTTCAGATTGGGGTTTTTCTCTTTTAAATATTTGCCCGCGCCGGTTATCGTACCGCCCGTGCCAACGCCCGAGATAAAAATATCAATATTGCCACCAGTTTGCTCCCAGATTTCAGGGCCAGTGGTTCGATAATGAATATCGGGGTTGGCTGGGTTATCAAATTGCCTAGCGAGAAAGGCGTTGGGACTGTTTTCGGCTAACTCACTGGCTTTGGCAACGGCACCTTTCATGCCGAGTTCTTTGGGCGTGAGTACCAATTTGGCGCCATAGGCTGTCAGTAGTTTGCGGCGTTCTAGGCTCATGCTTTCAGGCATGGTAATCGTCAATGGGTAGCCTTTGGCGGCAGCGATGCAGGCCAGCCCAATGCCTGTGTTGCCCGATGTGGCTTCGATAATTTCCATACCAGGTTTAAGCTCACCGTTGGCTTCTGCCGTCTCGATGATGCTGAGTGCGATGCGGTCTTTTACACTAAAGCCCGGGTTAAAATACTCTAGCTTGAGCAGCACATCAGAATCAGCCGTTGATAGGGTTTTGGCATGGAACAACGGCGTATTGCCAACGAGTTCGGTTACATTTTGGATAATTTTGCGCATATCGGTTCCTCTTTTGGTTAGTGTGCTTTTTATTAGTAGAGTCAGCGCTGAACGCTTTGTATTGACGCTTTTTCTTGACGCGCTATATTGACTCGATACACTTATTGTAAAGGAATTTGCGTCAGACTAAGCTATCGATAAAGCATACTATATGAAGGTTTGTTATAGGTGAAGTGGTCTTGAAGGAGTATTGGAGTGGTCTAGCGGTGCTTGGCAGCAAGCAACACGCTAGACGAGAAGGCAGAAAAGGCGACAGAAAAGGCGGTAGGACAGGCGGTTGATTTAGCTGCGCGCCGCATTCACCGCATCGAGTGCGGCGCGCATCGCGCGTAAATGCGCAGGTGTTGTGCCGCAACAGCCGCCGATGACACGAATACCGCTTTGTGCAGCTGTTTTGGCGTACTCGGCCATGGACTCGACGGTACCTGTGTAGCAGATTTCACCGTTTTTAAATTGTGGCACACCGCAATTGGCTTTGACGACTTTGATAATATCAGGCGCGACTTTGGCTAGTGCAGCGAGGCTTTCCTCCGCCCCGACACCGCAGTTACAGCCAATGGCGGTAACGTCCTCACCCAGCGTTTGGTGTTTGAAATCAGAAAATGCCGCAGGTGAAATACCCATCATGGTGTGTCCATGCGTGTCAAAACTCATTGTCGTGACAATCGGCAGACCAACGGTTTTGGCGCCTTTAACGGCGGCAATGACCTCTTCTAAGGCTGACATGGTTTCAATCCAGATAACATCGACACCACCATCAGCTAGCCCTTGGGCTTGCGCCGCAAACATGGCAGCGGCTTCATCTTCGGTTAGCGTGCCAAGTGGAAATAACATTTCACCCGTCGGACCGATCGAACCACCAACGGCGAGGGTACGACCGCTGTTGTCAGCGACTTGGCGCGCGATGGTGGCTGCGGCTTTGTTGATGTCATAAACTTGGTCTTCGGCGCTGTGTAGTTTGAGGCGGCTCGCGTTGGCGCCAAAACTATTCGTCAAAATAATATCAGCGCCTGCATCGGCAAAAGACTGGTGTAGCGCGATGATTTTTTCGGGTTGAGAGAGGTTCCAAAGCTCGGGTGCGTCGCCTGCGGTTAATCCCATGTCAAACAGGTTAGTACCTGTTGCGCCATCTGCCAATAAGGCTTGTTGGCGGTCAAGGAGTTGCAAAAAGCGGTTGTCGGTTTTTGACTGCGCTCGGGGCTGCGTGTGGGGCTGCGTCTGGGGCTGCGTCTGGGGCTGCGTGTTGTTCATAGTGGTCTCTCGAAAACAGATTATTAGTTTAAAAAACAATTTGTTGTGTTTTTTGAGCAAATTGATGTCGTATTTTTAGGTTAGCGTTGATTTTTTCTGAGTGTAGCATGTTTTTTAATTGCTTGTGCGTATTTTTTAGCGTGTTTTATTACCGATTATTATAGGCGGGTTTTATCGTGCTTTATTGCCGTGCTTTATTGTCGTACGCAATGGCGATACTGTAGTGGTAGTGGTATGCAATGGTAGCATTCGATGGTGGTATTTTATAGCGATATGGCTACGATGTTGTTTCTTTGTCGGTTGTTTGGGTGACGTTAATATCCCATTCATCGGTGGCTTCAATTTTTTTAAAGTGGTGGCTGATTTTGTTGGCAGACGTGTTGACTTCTTGCACATCTCGATTGGCTTGATCGATATGCTTGGCCAAATTGTCCATGCGTTTTTGAAAACGGTCAAAATCCGTGCGCAAGGTATAGAGTTGCTCGCGTAAAATGTGTGCTTGTTTACGGGTGGCATCATCCTTGATGACCGATTTTGCCGTCGCCAAAACCGCCATTAAGGTTGTCGGTGATGTCAGCCAAATTTGCTTGCGTTGGGCGTACTCAACGATATCCTGATGGTAGGCATGAATCTCGGCAAAAATAGCTTCGGCAGGAATAAATAAAATGGCTGAGTCACCCGTTTGTGGTGGCAGAATATATTTGTCTGCAATATCATCGATATGTTTTTTGATGGCACGTTTAAATTGTTGGCCAATCACGAGGTCATCGTTGGGTGATTTAATGAGTTGTTTGTACGCATCAAGGGGAAATTTTGCATCAATAACCATATCACCACTAGGCTCTGGTAAGTGAATAATGCAGTCCGCACGTTTGTTATTGCTTAGTGTGTATTGAAAGTCGACAAACTGCGGCGGCAAGACATTTTCAACAATCGTTTGTAACTGCATTTCACCGAAAGTCCCCCGTGATTTTTTATCGGTCAAAACATCTTGTAGCGAGACCACATTATGGGATAAGTCATCGATGCGTTTCTGTGCCGTATCGATAATGCTGAGGCGTTTTTGTATATCAGTAAAGGTGGCTTGCGTTTTGGTAAATCCTTGCTCAAGCTGCGCATTGACACGGTTTGAAATGTCTTTTAGGCGGTTTTCCGTGGTTTGGTTAAGGCGCTCAACATTATGGCGAACTTGTTCGGTTTGATTTTTGAGTTGCTCAGTAATGCTTTGTTGTAGCTGAAAGAAAGTCGTTTGTTGATTTTTGTGTGATTGCTGTTGGTGCGTGTAAAGCCCTTGTGATAAACTTTGAAAGCGTTGATCGATGGCGCTTTTTGTGTGTTCATGCTCTTGGCGTAGCTGTTGATGGTACTGATTCATGGTATGCGATTGGTGCTGCATACGCTGTTCAAACGCCTGTGAAAGCTGTGAGATAAGTTGTTGGTTTTGTTTCTCTATTTCTATGTTTGCCGCGGCTTTTTGGTGCAGGCGGCGAAGCCCAAGATAAACAAGTAGTGCGAGCAGTGTTAATAAACTCAGTAATAATAAGATGGTCGATTCGATTGGATGTTGCTGTATCCAATCGCCAAACTGTGGTAAATTCATAAACCTAACCCAATGCGAATTGCTGACAATAAACGATAATAAAAACGATGTTTAACGATAAATCCATTCAAAGTATAACAGATGCGAGCCATTTAGTATTATCCGTTATTCCTTTCCCTAAGGATACCAATCCGGGTGGGATTGTTTTTGGCGGTTGGACATTGGCACAGTTTGACGTGGCAGGCTCTGTCATTGCGCGCCGCGAAGCACGC from Ostreibacterium oceani harbors:
- a CDS encoding shikimate kinase codes for the protein MIELTGNIVLVGPMGAGKTTLGKKIAQHFHVPFIDVDDTIEQHLGVDIQTIFDTEGESGFRSREAAVLDKIFETNHCAVIATGGGCVLTEACRQMIMRQRLVVHTDVGLNQQYIRLRHDKKRPILQQGNLKNTLKRLRAERHELYCGVADLYLLTDGRSFRSMIQCVESALTDQV
- a CDS encoding 2-hydroxyacid dehydrogenase yields the protein MPATMPTKKYIMIYHPDNHYLTGFVSQLQSALPNHQVSKWSAGMAVDYLLAWQPNASVMQTPNLSVLFSLGAGVDALLRQAKDLDLSVPIVRLVDAGMGAQMFEMALYATLVYSRDFQRLANAQQQKRWLDILSLKRLPFTTPIGILGLGALGGFVASKMAALGYSVSGYSRDKKVISGVTCYCGDALSELLNRSEVLINLLPLTPQTQGILNKQLMAQLPRGAFLVNLARGEHLVEDDLLWALDNGVLSGALLDVFQVEPLPVTHPFWTDERIIITPHIAALTQQDDAVAQIVNNIHAFEAGQPMTGVVDREAGY
- the cysK gene encoding cysteine synthase A; protein product: MRKIIQNVTELVGNTPLFHAKTLSTADSDVLLKLEYFNPGFSVKDRIALSIIETAEANGELKPGMEIIEATSGNTGIGLACIAAAKGYPLTITMPESMSLERRKLLTAYGAKLVLTPKELGMKGAVAKASELAENSPNAFLARQFDNPANPDIHYRTTGPEIWEQTGGNIDIFISGVGTGGTITGAGKYLKEKNPNLKIIAVEPIESAVLSGEPPAPHKIQGIGAGFIPTVLDTSLYDEVFQVNVDDGVRVARELAKSAGVLVGISGGAMAYVAQQFAKNEPGKQIVTITPSNGERYLTTFLYDIAQ
- the bmt gene encoding betaine--homocysteine S-methyltransferase, with product MNNTQPQTQPQTQPHTQPRAQSKTDNRFLQLLDRQQALLADGATGTNLFDMGLTAGDAPELWNLSQPEKIIALHQSFADAGADIILTNSFGANASRLKLHSAEDQVYDINKAAATIARQVADNSGRTLAVGGSIGPTGEMLFPLGTLTEDEAAAMFAAQAQGLADGGVDVIWIETMSALEEVIAAVKGAKTVGLPIVTTMSFDTHGHTMMGISPAAFSDFKHQTLGEDVTAIGCNCGVGAEESLAALAKVAPDIIKVVKANCGVPQFKNGEICYTGTVESMAEYAKTAAQSGIRVIGGCCGTTPAHLRAMRAALDAVNAARS
- the rmuC gene encoding DNA recombination protein RmuC, whose translation is MNLPQFGDWIQQHPIESTILLLLSLLTLLALLVYLGLRRLHQKAAANIEIEKQNQQLISQLSQAFEQRMQHQSHTMNQYHQQLRQEHEHTKSAIDQRFQSLSQGLYTHQQQSHKNQQTTFFQLQQSITEQLKNQTEQVRHNVERLNQTTENRLKDISNRVNAQLEQGFTKTQATFTDIQKRLSIIDTAQKRIDDLSHNVVSLQDVLTDKKSRGTFGEMQLQTIVENVLPPQFVDFQYTLSNNKRADCIIHLPEPSGDMVIDAKFPLDAYKQLIKSPNDDLVIGQQFKRAIKKHIDDIADKYILPPQTGDSAILFIPAEAIFAEIHAYHQDIVEYAQRKQIWLTSPTTLMAVLATAKSVIKDDATRKQAHILREQLYTLRTDFDRFQKRMDNLAKHIDQANRDVQEVNTSANKISHHFKKIEATDEWDINVTQTTDKETTS